A portion of the Corynebacterium rouxii genome contains these proteins:
- a CDS encoding HAD-IA family hydrolase yields the protein MRGLIVDYVGVLDGPDEDQRRWRNLLAAARAHGIGTAVLSNDPGGPAADPIRVLQTQGIVDAVILSGEIGAEKPSEAAFQAAADAIDLPMRDCVMVDDSILNVRGAVESGLVGVFYQQFDRAVVEIAGLFGLDGEF from the coding sequence GTGCGTGGCTTGATCGTCGATTATGTAGGTGTCCTCGATGGACCGGATGAGGACCAGCGTCGCTGGCGTAACCTCTTGGCTGCTGCTCGTGCACATGGCATTGGCACTGCGGTGTTGTCGAACGATCCTGGTGGCCCAGCGGCTGATCCTATTCGCGTGTTGCAAACACAGGGCATTGTGGATGCGGTGATTTTGAGCGGTGAGATTGGCGCGGAGAAGCCTTCGGAGGCTGCGTTCCAAGCGGCTGCGGATGCGATTGATTTGCCTATGCGTGATTGCGTGATGGTGGATGATTCCATTTTGAATGTGCGTGGCGCTGTGGAAAGCGGTCTTGTTGGTGTGTTTTATCAGCAGTTTGACCGTGCGGTTGTAGAGATCGCGGGCCTGTTCGGCCTTGACGGCGAGTTCTAG